DNA from Strigops habroptila isolate Jane chromosome 2, bStrHab1.2.pri, whole genome shotgun sequence:
GTGTTGGGGGCTGATCACGTTGATTTTGGTGGGGTTGGTCATGGAGAATGTCAACACATGGAACATGCACAGGGTGCCCTCAAAGCGATAGGGTTGGCCATGGAGATCCCTGACCCACGGAGACCCCCAACCCGTGCAGAACCTCCCAAGACCCCCTCACAGCCATAGGATTGACCATGGAGACCCCGAACCCCTGGAGACCCTCAACCCATGAAGAACCTCAACCCATGGAGAACTTCAACCCATGGAGAACCTCAACCCCCAGGGACCCTCCCAAGAACCCCTCACAGCCATAGGGTTGACTATGGAGACCCCAGGCTATGGGGACCCTTCCAAGACACTCTCAAAGCCACCAGGGAAGTGGAATGCAATCGCCTTACCTGTGGCAAGATGTAGGGTTGATCATGGAGACCCTGAACTCATGGGGACCCTTAACCCATGGGGACCCCCCACAAGACCCCCTCAAAGCCATAGGGTTGACTACGGAGACCCCCAACCCATGGAGATCGTCAGCCCATGTGGACCCCCCAAAGACCCCCTCTCCCATAGGGTTGACTATGGGGAACCCCTCCAAGATGCCACCGCAGAAGCGGGACACAGCCTGTGGCAAGGGCTGGTGGTGACCCATGTGGGGTCCCGCTGTGGGACGGGggccccccagtgcccccccacTGACCTGAGGTCCAGTTCCAGCCCTTGTGCCAGTTGACCTTGCAGGTGAAGGTGTCCTGGCAGTCCTCCCACCACTGCTCACAGTCCTCCCGGCACAGCGGCACGTGGAGCACCCGCTGCCTCCTCCAGCTCGTGTCCGCCTGTGGCACCCCGGGCACCCCCAATCACCCCCGGGCACCCCGGTTCATCCCTGGTCACCCCCCGTCACCTTCATTCACCCTGGTCACCCCCCGTCACACCCAGTCACCCCAGTTCACCCCAGTTCACCCCCATTCACACCAGTTCACCCCCTTCATCCCCATTCATCCCAGTTCACCCCAGCTCACCCCCATTAACCCCCATTCATCTCAGTTCATCCCAATTCACCCCAGCTCACCCCATTCATCCCCAGTCACCCCTGTTCATCCCAATTCACGTCCAGTCACCCCCGTTCACCCCAGGTCACCCCCCGTTCACCCCATTTCACCCTCATTCACCCCCATTCATCCCAGTTCACCTCAGCTCACCCCATTCATCCCCAGTCACCCCAGTTCATCCTAATTCACCTCTGGTCACCCCTGTTCATCCCAGGACACCCCAGGTCACCCCTGTTCACCTCATTTCACCCCTATTCACCCCCATTCACCCCCATTCTTCCCAGTTCACCCCCATTCACCCCATTCCTCCCtgtccccccattccccccccagGCTGTGGGGGGGTCCTGCCCCCACCTCTTCGATCCAGGGCCCCAGGTTGGGGGAGCACTCGTAGAGACACGTGTCCTGGATGAAGTGGCGCTTGCACTTGGCGGGCATCACCCCGCAGTGGTCCCAGTTAAAGCTGTACAGGTAGGACTGGTCCAGGTGCGCCTCCACGCTGGTGTTGGCCGTGCAGCACGCGTTGTCCTTCCACAGCGAGCACTGCGCCGCGGCACCGGGGCTCAGCACCCCCGAACCGGCGCCGCGGGCCGCGGATGGGACCGCACCGCGGCACCGGGGCTCAGCGCCCCCGAaccggcggcgcggggcgcggATGGGACCGCACCGCGGCACCGGGGCTCAGCCGGTGGGCACCTGTGGGCACCGGGACGGTGGCTGGGACCCACCTGCCCGAAGAGCTCGCCCTCGGGGCCCGGCTCTGTCTTGTGGTGCTTGGCGTCCATGCAGACGTTGAGCAGCGAC
Protein-coding regions in this window:
- the LOC115603634 gene encoding folate receptor gamma-like, yielding MAAPWVLVLLVAWPGAPGAAAQESLLNVCMDAKHHKTEPGPEGELFGQCSLWKDNACCTANTSVEAHLDQSYLYSFNWDHCGVMPAKCKRHFIQDTCLYECSPNLGPWIEEADTSWRRQRVLHVPLCREDCEQWWEDCQDTFTCKVNWHKGWNWTSGTNRCPQGSQCRRFAAVFGSAAALCEQVWSHSYRYTEYERGSGRCIQLWWDPAEGNPNVAVARFYALGAAPPGPPRPPVPALLGLLLPVLRGVL